The following DNA comes from Mycobacterium sp. MS1601.
GAGACGAGTTCGGGACGCTGGGCAGCCAGGCACCAGCTGTGCAGTCCACCCATCGAATGCCCGATCAGCCGCACCGGCCGACCCAGACCGGAAACCGCATCTGCGAGATCGTCGACAAACCTTTCGGTGCTGATCGGGTGGGGGTCGTCGACTTCACGGCCGCGGTGCCACGGCGCGTCGTAGGTGTACACCGAACCGTGAGCGGACAGCCACCCCAACTGACGCGTCCAGGTGCTGCCGCGCCCCATCAACCCATGTACCAGCACCAGCGGATCGCCGTGCCCGCCCTGGTATGTCAGCGGTTCAGTCGTCATAGCCCAGGCGGTAGCCTAACGCCATGTCCGTGGTGAAGATCAACGCAATCGAGGTACCCGCCGACGCCGGGCCGGAGCTGGAGAAGCGCTTCGCCCACCGTGCACATGCGGTGGACAATCAGCCCGGCTTCCTGGGGTTCCAGCTCCTGCGCCCGGTCAAGGGTGAGGATCGCTACTTCGTGGTCACGCAGTGGGAGTCCGAAGAGGCGTTCCAGGCGTGGGCCACCGGGCCCGCGGTCGACGCCCACAAAGGCCAGCAGACCAAACCGGTGGCCACCGGTGCCTCGCTGCTGGAATTCGAGGTCGTTCTCGACGTTGCCGCCACCAAACCGTAATTCGCTGGCGCTGCTGGGCGCCGCCGTTTTGACCGCCTCGGTGATCAGCGGCTGCGCACCCAGCTCGACACCACCGGCCAACGCCGGGGACGCCGGTGTGCGCATCAGCACGGGCACACCCCAGGGGGTCCGGGCCAAGCAGATCATGGACATGCTCAACTCGGGCTGGCCCATCGGACCCGACGGCACCAAGACGCTGGCCGCCCCAGATCTGGTCGAGTACGTCTGGCTCACCATGGATTCCATGTGGTACGACCGGCCGTACACTCTGGCAGGTGTGGAATTCGGCGCCGGCACAGCGACTTTGCGCCTGGTGACCTCGTACGGAGGCCGTCAGGACATCGAGTTGCGGGTCAACGACGGCACCCTGCTGGACCGTTTCCGGGTCACCAACCAGCCGCCACAGATCGACTCGTGGGATGACGTCGATGCCGCACTCTCGAAAACGGGCGGCAAGTACTCCTACCGGGTCTCGAGAGTGACCGATGGCCGCTGCGTCCAGCTGGCGGGCAGCAACACCGCCGAATCTCTGCCGCTGGCTTCGATATTCAAGATGTACGTGCTCTAC
Coding sequences within:
- the mhuD gene encoding mycobilin-forming heme oxygenase MhuD — encoded protein: MSVVKINAIEVPADAGPELEKRFAHRAHAVDNQPGFLGFQLLRPVKGEDRYFVVTQWESEEAFQAWATGPAVDAHKGQQTKPVATGASLLEFEVVLDVAATKP